TGTCAGAATTTGTATCTTTAGAGCGACAATTTTGAAGCTTTCCTGGGCAAGTTTCTTAAAGATTTTGGACAGGTGTCTCTGGAAAGCCCGAGGTTTGATCACAAGGAAAGTGGTGAAGGGACGAGGTCCAGACAACATCTGCTCAAAAATGGTCTCCTCCAGAGGGTATGTACTAGTTTCCTTCACACTCCTGGAGCTGGAAAGTGAATGAATACTTCAACATTGGTATTTCTGCACATTTCAGAAGCTTAATGGAGGGCTTACTGGAAAAACTGTTGTGAATTCTTTAAATCatgttatggaccttgtgtcataccAAGTGGGGGATGATATAATgtgacaactattttaagtttaaatccaTTCACTGACAGCTGTTACAGAAATAGTGTAAAAGTGTATATTAAAATCTTAACTTTTTTGAGGGTTGTGGGGAAGGGTAGAAGCAAAGATCGGAGGGAAACATTATGAGATTCCAGTTTAAGATTCTGGAACACTGGGAAGCATGTCATCGCACTTTAACCAACACTTTTACAAAATCTTACCCCAGTGACCTTCAATTTTAGGTACCTAACCTGTAACCAAGATATCTGCCCCTTACTAAGATCAATCCTTAAACAaggtattatataattatataggcAGTAGTTAATAAGAAAGAGTGAAATTGAAAATCTTGCCATAAAATAcatcactgaccttgacctttgggaaATCTGAACctaaactagaggtgcttttgaaaAAAGCGCGTGTCTCCCAcgactgcctaatcatctgaatagtaagactgtctttatatactgtttgcaGCCTATTGGTATCTGTTGGAGTTGGAgttggagtaaccggtctacatcTGTGTatcggtaattatgttcaagggccataattccgaagtaccTGGcgcgatttggctcattatcgaacttggccgaggagttttgatcaaacacattttgttcaagtttggtgaagatcctatgagaactgtttgacttagagtgcagacaagatttgtgacagacacagacaggagtaaatcaatatgtttcccacaccactgtgtggtgggagacataactaccAGATGTCTGCCAGaattaagaaaatataatgaaatttagaAGCTTGTCATAAAACTATCCTAAAAACGTGggcagcattaaaaaaaaaaaaaacggctttaccttgcaaaatggtgCATGTCATGCTTTGTTTGATACACAGGTATATATGGTAACATAGGTCTGGCTAGTGGATCTGAGAACAGCTCTCTCTCAGTGAAGAACAGTCTGATATATGTGTAAGCCTCCTCCGCTGTCCTGGCATGGATCATGTCCAGATTGAACTGCTGCCCAGACTTGGGGCTCGGACGTGGCTGAACCACACTCTCTAGCTTGGCAAATGCATTCACTCCCCGTAGAGCCAGCACCAAGCATGGTTCTAAACAACAAGATAAGTAAATGAATTAGTACCAAGGTTTTTCGTTTTCATTCTATATAAAGTTACGAAATAACACAAATTATACACCCTTGGAAGTATCACTTCACAATTCTGACACACAATCGAAGCTACACAATTTTGACACACATCAAAGCTTCAAAATTTTGACAAACGTCAAAGCTCCACAACTCTGAAACACATTAAAGCTCAACAATTTTGACACACACTAAAGCTTCACAATTCTGATACGCACCAAAGctaaacaattttgacaaaaggAAAAGCTCCAAAAGTTTGAGACACAACAAATAAACCTTTCCACTAAAACTTAATTCTTTATTGTACTGATCTTGAAAATACACATTTCTTTGATAGTCACCTGAATTAAAAGCACAACTTAAATCACAAACCTGTTGCAAGTGTATGTAAACTATCCTTCCACATTCTGTCACCCACTTCACATGGTGTGACTTCCTTTGCTTGTGACACAGTGAGCCTTGGCACCCACTTCATACCCAGTAACTCGAGACCGTCACTGAACGGCAAAGACTGATGATGACGACTGTATGGTAACATTCCCAACAGTTTGCCTACAACATAATTACAAAAGTGTTACATAAAATTGTCACTGACTGGCAAAAATTTTTGCTATATCAAAAATAGGTAGAAATGTGTTCACTTGACACATGTTATCTCCAGAAATAActctgatgatgatgataaatgaGACGTTTCAAACATaagacttaaaacatttgttcctGCTTACATACTAAATATCTGGCACACGTATAAGCATCTCATTTCTATACCATGCATGTATCTTGAGAGAGTGCAAAAttgaaagtgaaaaatagcaagtAACAAAGATGTCAGTATATTAAAAAGTTACCTACGTTCACATTAAATGTTAAACAAGAAATCTTTAAATATAGTTACTTTAATATAAACTAGAATTTGACACACTAAGGAAAGCATTATTTTACAACAAAGCTTTAAACTGTACAATGATTTCTTACCTATAAACAAACCAGACGTTTTCAGAATATCATTTCCTAGCAACATCAAAACTGTGATCTGTTCTAATTCGGGGTTGGTGAACAACTGAGGTATCACATAGCTTGGGTTGATTTGAACCTCCGGATCAAAGCACTAAAATATACATAGATAAATCAAGtcaatatgagctgcgccatgggaaaaccaacatagtggctttgcgaccagcatggatccagaccagcctgcgcatctgcgcagtctggttaggatccatgctgttcgctaacagtttctctaattgcaatagactttgaaagcgaacagcatggatcctgaccagactgcctggatgcgcaggctggtctggatccatgctggtcgcaaatccactacgttggttttctcatggcgcggctcatatatttactAAACAATTATGATTTCTGTATATTCTGGTTTACAACTTCATTATATCTACCATCAGAAGTTTAGACAGGGGTGTgtctttattttgtcaaaagaATACTAAAATAAAGCATTATACAGACGATGCTGAAAAGGTTTGAATAAAGCAATTTTgtcctagaaaaaaaaataagcaatatATTAACTGAAATATCTGCCAGTGTTAACAAAAACTTAAGATTACCTAAAAACATTGGCGTTacatgacctttttgtgtcggttcgccgtaaaacccaactcattcattcctataaacatttttgtagatacCTGATCACAAGAGACTGGTCTAATCTTGCATGTTCATAAAAATCTGCAGAAATAGGACTTAAAATTTCCAAACAATACCTTGCTGAAATCTCCACCAAGTGTTGATAGCAAACCATCAGAATATCTAGCTGCATGGAACATATGTACAGATTCTAGAGGGTACCCTTCACGTTTCTGCAAGGTACCTGAAAACacaattgtttgttttcattggATTAAGAGTTGGATTGACACAATGTAGGACATATGGTGAcatttcaagcttttgatggtggaaaagACCCAAGGTACCCCAATAAGCATTGTTCATGGCATAGGccgcacctgggtagaaccaccaaattttgtttttactttttgttgggtttaacgttgcatcacacaattataggtcatatggcgactttccaactttaatggtggaggaagaccccatgttcCCCTCCGAGCATCATTTCATTACGGGCCAGCACCTGGGTGGAactaccgaccttctgtaagcctactggatagctttctcacatgaagaattcaacgcccctagtgaggcttgagcccacatcaatgaggggtaagtgattcgaagtcagtggcCTTAACAACTTTGCCACAGAGGCCCTGCAGTTATTTATATTTTCGCATAATGGAAGTGTATAAATTATCCATAATGccttatttcacattttcacataatggaatagtctgtgttcagaccctatgttttgttcacaggagataactatacaaattttgtatcattatgtcccttttattctcaaaacataggtaatcagagccaagactgatgaagtcagaatatataaaagaattattttttctaaaaaaaaaagagaagattatctagtcggtagccagactaataATGGAAGTATATAAACTACCCAAAATGCCctgtaattattttacattttcacatgaCAGAATTGTATAAACTATCCATAACGTCATGTAGTTATTTCACATTTTCGCATAATGGAAGTATACAAATTACCCATAATGCCCTGCAGTGTAAGTTGCACCATACAATCTTCTACAAGACTGGCCGCACTGTGACTAGCATTTTCCTTTAATAATTGAAGGATGGTTGATGGGAAGGTACATTCACGCCACTGACCATGACCCTGGGGGTCAACATGGTCTGCAAGGCTGGCATCAAATGACTCTGAGGCAGATCCAGGACAGAATGCTTTCAGACCTTCTCCTGTGATTCCTGTAAAAGTAAACTATATAATGTTTCAAAGATTTCTTTATGTTAAATCAATGTAATTCTCTCTGCGATCTATGGACTGTTTCATCCAATctgtaacaaggtttttcaaGAACTGTGGCTTAATTTTGCAAAATCTGGTTAAACTAGTATATATTATTCATAATGTTCCCAAAGGTGATTAGTAGAATCTTTCtgactttaaaaaataactttaataactttaattttatttcaaaactgtatttttcctattgtaaatcacaattttgaaaaagattaAGTAATTTCACACAACTTTGCatgaaaatgttgcttttatgctaagACATTCTGAAAGTGTGATAACCATCAATTcacacaaaaaatcaaaattgaatattttaagtcttttcttttaaagaaaaattaaaaactaatCAAGATATCCTTGTCTAggaaaagataaataaaaaagttaGGCGTAACAGTGTTGtgttatactgtgaaatcatttaatttcgatttcgtggttttggccaaaacggctgtttcgtggggacgtaaattcgtggattttcaatttttgaaaaaaaaaagtcataacttccacaggaatagatcaagtatattgttttgttctaacatggaaacctacacgtgtcaaacagcgctaccatggttagcGACTTTGCTATCTACGCCGCGGGAGATTaacgagtgatcatgtgccaattaacgactgcgttatctataattatatgacccctaatttgcaaaacttaatgaaactgtgaaatattcaataagaaaagtcggtgccaattaaaaagtgtcaaaaccgtagcacttgggatatagtcttgcacaattagcattcataatcaaaacaaatataatattcatcACATTGATTATTTGGTCGGGTTTCAAACAAGAACtagtttttgttttgcaaattaaaaaaaaactattatagaTTTACCGATTTTATGGtgctaaaaatgtgttttttgcaCATGACTGATAAAATATTAATGGTTTAGAATCATGAAAAATAAGTTCTGTACACGCCTGTTGTTGAatgcgcgtctgcatctaaaattacaagctgttgaacttttGCATGTGTTATTTTCTGCAGAGAAAACTGTAATGTGAATTGGGTAATAAGGTAATAATGCATCGGGCGCAAATCTAGCAATTAGTTTATAATATTTAATCGTCCAAAAGTAGTAGTagtttactacatgtcagtaaataTAAACAGCAGAGCGGGgccgaaaaaatcaaataacagccgcagcatagtgcggttggcacgtgacactacgtcaaacttctatttttagtatctacttttactttgccAAGCATGTCGTAAACAATCCTCGGGTAAATGTCTCAATGAAATAGTTGGTTTTGTTCCGGCGCATACCTATGTTGATCATTGATGGAGCCTCCATAGACTACACTGCAgaaagctgcaggtcagtactgcCGCATGCACACAACTACGGATCAGATCGGACGGCTGTGGTGTCTTTTAGTACAAGTGGGCATAATTTATTTgttgggacttaatttcgtggttgagctgaaccacgaaatccacgaaattaatcccccacgaataataatgatttcacagtatgtttaCAAAAAGAATTCTATCAGCAATTCACCAAGGCCATTTTTTCTTGgtgaaattttaaaatggttAATCTATAAccagaagaaaaaaagaaatcaaacttTCAGACAATTCTATGCTCTGTTGATTGAAGATAAATTTCTGAATAAAGAACTTTTATTAACTCTATTAAAGGAACAAAAAGCAACTGTCTGAAATTCAACTGATAATTAATATTTTCCTACCCATAGCTGCTGCCCTTTTGTTAGACAGCCTGGTCCTTCGAACCCCAGTCACCTGGTACCCTCTTCTCTGACATGATGCTAAAATAATTCCAAAGCATTGTGGTGGCACTAAAGGAGATATCACTAATATAATTTCACTTTTTGTAGTGGCTGTGAGAGTAGCTAGGGGTCTATGTACTTCCTCTATTGAATCTTTACTTTTGCCACTTGTCTCTTTACTATCTGTGAATGACACTTTTTTGCCCCGCCTGCCTTTGGGGCTTCCACTTCTAAGAGAGTCTTTCTTGGTGTAAGGTGTTCCCACATCAATTACATTCCCCGGTGGGACTCTGCCGCCAAACCAGCGTGCAAGTTCAGTTTGAACACGAGCTGGGGTTCTAGGACAGAACAACAAACACTCGTCTCTAGATTCACCCCCATATAGCGCGCACAATGAATTAGGGTCTGTGCGCCGAGCTAGAGCTGGGTCCGAGGGACCAACAGCATCCAGCCAGAGAGACCGAGCCGCTGTGCCACGTATACACAGCGACAAAACTGCACCAACATTATTTAACAACTCCAATTCAGACAACACAGATGCGTTATCAGTCTGTTGAATATTCATTTGCTCCGGCGACGGATAAACAAGTCTTATACCGGCTAAGTCTAATCCTAACTGTAACACTCTATTTAAAATTCCCATCATAGCTGAAGGTTCTTGATAAATTTTCTTATATATGAGAGATAAAGTGTTCTGTGTATCAAAACTGATTCCTTCGTCATGAAGATCCTGATCGAGCCTGGCCTCGTCGCTGTCGACAGTCTGCCAGAAGAATCCGACAGAAGAGTTAAAGACCTTGACTGCAGCCTGTGGGTCAGGGTTCACGTGTATAAATGTGGACAGTGGCTTCGTTGTTATGTTAGGTAATGGAGGCTTATACATATAACCTataaaccaaaaatatttttgaatattaacATAATACATTAAAATTAAGTACATGCTAAATAATGTAACCTTTCAAATTTTTGgccttaaggtattggacccataatagagtaccttctttatgaagagtattcaattcctacaataaacctaaattgactgcaattttcagaggggcgtaggttcaagccccactgagaccaaacttttttttccatattttcctttttttctagtaagtttgtacttctttcaagacttattttggatgtattgtacaaaagtggaaaattttcattttataagcgatttcttgctgttcaaagtgaatttacctctgaatcaggaggggtagagttagacatctttaaaaatactgagttacatgcggtaaaagttctctattttgccttcattctttagattacatattgtggaagaaattcaggcaggttttacttctgccccaaggttatttttgaatgaagtgagcaaaattcaaaaaagaCCCACAGGATCTGACCATAATTTTTCAACGTTGTAGTTAgaattttgtctcattaaatctgtttacttgaggcaccctagaaaaaattatatttacagttttattttgtgttttataattgtttaacaatagtttgatgttttttttatcaaaattaatgctgtaatgaattctctgcaaacgttttagatagtggccatcaaattaaaatttgtctctacttgagcttgaggagataccataaattatacaaaatttacaaaataacggcacggtaaaagttgtttaaaatttgcaacagaGTGCGAAACAtgatcaactttaagaatataccaaccAAATgccatgttttaaacattactattaggggtccaaaaccttaatcaaatatatatatatgtatctaCTAGTTCAAGCAATCTGACTGTTAGCCGACATTCATTTCAATGAATCTCTCTTgtttatcattttcatatttgTACCTGTATTTCTGCCCTGCATCAATTCAAATCAGATAGcagtaatattaaaaaaaaaaagccttaactttctttatatttctgAACAAAGCATAGGGGTAAgcacttatttttttcattaagctCATTTTCTATAGGATGATCATAGTTTTGATTCAAAATCTGACAAAAAGTTGgatttgaaattttcagtgcAGAGAACACAATCATTAAAaagtgaacaagagctgtctccataggatgacatatgcccccgatggcactttgaatgagtagttatggccgatgttagagtttaggacctttgacctacggagctgggtcttgcgcgcgacacgtcgtcttactgtgtcacacattcatgtgtagttattttaaaatccatgcatgaatgacaaagatatggaccagacacgcccatcaatgcactatcatgaaaaatgacctttaacctccaagtgtgaccttgacctttgagctacagtcctgggttttgcgcgcgacacgtcgtcttactgtggtacacattcatgccaagttatttgaaaatccatccatggttgacaaagatatggaccggacacgcccatcaatgcactatcctttaatgtctaagtgtgaccttgacctttgagcaacggacctgggtcttgcgcgcgacatgtcgtcttactgtggtacacattcacgccaagttatttgaaaatctatccatcgatgacaaagatatggaccggacacgcccatcaatgcactatcctttaatgtctaagtgtgaccttgactttgagctacggacctgggtcttgcgcgcgacacgtcgtcttactgtggtacacattcatgccaagttatttgaaaatccatccatcgatgacaaagatatggaccggacacgcccattaatgcactatcctttaatgtctaagtgtgaccttgacctttgagctacggacctgggtcttgcgcgcgacacgtcgtcttactgtggtacacattcatgccaagttatttgaaaatccatccatcgatgacaaagatatggaccggacacgaaaattgcggacagactgacagaccgacagacggttcaaaaactatatgcctcccttcgggggcataaaaactagtACAGAAATATGTTAAACTTGGATTTATACAAAATAACTCAATCCTATATTACAGGAATTCTCCATTTACCAAAGCACATCAGCATTCCTTGTAACTTTTTAACTACTGAAGTCTTTTAAATTAATAAGTACAAAAAGTACATACTGTATTTCTGATCATCAGATTCATCTGCACCTGGTGGTCCCAGTTCCATGGACACCATGTTCTGTAACCATGGACATACACTGTGTAAGGTGTTGGTGGAGAAATACTTCTGTAAATGttgctgaaatactgttgtgTTCTTACTCTCCGACTTCTGCAAAAAATCATAACTTATTATAGTGCAGTGTTTCACAtcctagcataaaactgctgttcttttcACTTTTTGAGGATGTCTTAAATaatttactttgcatttttttccaatttcatcTAACAGGTACCATTcccaaaatctaaaaaaatccTTGTAATACTCAGAAATATTGATTAAACTGCTTTCAACTTCAATAGCCAAGACCACTCTATTTGAGaaaattttaacaatatcaaagaaaGAATAAACGAATGAATCGTAACAGGCAGTTTTTTCTTGAAACCATGTATTACCATGATCATCAATCGAATGCATAGACGCTTATTAAGTAGAGTGGAAACCTTATATTACCACGATCATCACATCAAATGCATAGACGCTTATTAAGTAGAGTGGAAACCATATATTACCAAGATCATCACATCGAATGTATAGACGCTTATTAAGTAAAGTGTGAATAAAGCTTCTCTTTCAATAAACAAGATCTTATTTGGTTATCACAACAGCTGGAATGACTTTGCTCTATTTTGTTATGAGAGATTCAGAtgtgttttattttgtacatttttgaccAGACAGACAATCAATTTCTTCTCATTAGAGGACATACTACACTCTAAAATGGTTTCATAATTGTGGTttccctaagtgtgaccatgaccttgaagcaagccatccaaaacatgcgctctgcatgttgtctcgatgtggtgaacatttgtgtcaagtttcttcgaaatccttcaaggggttcaagagttacagagcagacaagaaattgctaacagacagacgaaCAGATGGACACCACATAACATAATACGcccccttcgggcatataaaaagcaTAAGGAAATAAGACCCTCAATAGTAACAGACATTTCACAATATATTTCTTAAGCTGCattttttctgtttgatttttATAGTTCAATATCGTAACAACCCAAGTTTAGGCTATAATGCCACTTTCAAACCTTTCTTGGTAGAGAAAGACACCTGATGGCACTTACACCTTTATATCCGACACAAGGTGGTCGAACAACTGACCTTTTGCATGCcaactggatggtttcctcacatgaaagaattctataaCAAACTATGGGTTTGAACTAACAGTGGTGTAAGGTAAGTTATTCAATGTGTCATTTGGCCACACAGGcaccatatttaaaatattttgataggaaataattatataaatgtataccTTATTTTTCTTGGATTTTCCATGTACATATTTTGCATCAAACTGTTCCACTGGAGTGACAGCCACAATCAGACACAGCTGACCATCTAGAAGCACCTGCTGCAGGCCTATCACATAAAATGGCAGTATCCAGGGTGTCTGAGGTCCCGCTACACCTTCCTGTAGATAACTAAAGCTGTTGGGAACCAACGCAAGAAGCCAGGTCAATAACGCTGTGTAACTTGCCGATAGACCATATCCTGTGAAATAAAAGATAAACTTTTAAGTGAATCTCCCTCAATCCACTCTGAGTAAGTAGTATCtgaataataaaatacaaattctCCATTTCAATCATTTGATTCTCTTGAACATCTTATTTATTTAAGcttgactgtgatgaaagctttatgTAAATCTCCCTCAAGCAAAACTACTGGctcaaaaatacacatattgaACCTAGAACCATTGAACTTGGAAGCAGATTTTTACCACAACAACACTGGCTCTAAACACTATGGGTTACTGAATACAAACCTGTATCGACACTTTTATTCCCACTACCCCTATGAAGAACAATCTCTCCGTTGGAAGACAGATGTATTGTGAGCAGTACAGTGACAGTGTCTGGAGATAGCACAGGGGGCAGGCTTCTTGGTGCTGGTTCATACGAAGCATCCTACCAATAGAAAATAATCCATTTGTATTTCACAGAAAATATTAACAGTTATGAGGTTCTGTAATAATTGTAAAGCCCTTCTCATTCCCTTAGAGTGAAACTAATATATCCAATTTGTTATCTATATACGGTTACAACAAATTTGTGCAGAGAGGCAATGATGTGCCCCACACCCATGGTGGCCTGTCAGAGGTAAATGGGTCTGTAATTTTGAGTATAcagtatgctgtgaccttgacctttgacttaacccttaccctgctaaatttctataatgaacttgtccatcttccaatttggacagtaccattaactgttataaggggtgcataccaaaaagatactggctgaataacgaacagttgcagatcatgatcagactgcacggatgtgcaggttgatcataatctacactggtcgcaaaggcagaatcaattgtgtccagcatgataagaccTTATGACCTACAAAGCAATattggtcatctactgaccacaaggAATCATCCTGTATCGAGCCTTGAGGTCAGTGATCATGACCTCACCACCCAAAAATGATCTAGAGAGCACAGGCAATCCTTCCATGAAGATAAACCGTTGAAGGCTCAATCATTTTTTAGTCAttgattcaaaacaaaatttcttcATCCTGACTGAAAATAGACAGCAAGACcaacaataaacaaaataaaataactccCATTTCTTCAGGAGAGGGAGGGATTTTGGGGGCAAAAACAATTCAATACATTTAATTATACTAAAATACAAACTGTTAAAGAAACATACAAAACTGATAAGATTATGCTTACTAGTTCAAATACAGTCGGTGTGTTTTCTGCAGGATCTTGTCTGCCACTGACCGAGGCACTGGGTCGTAGAGCATCCAATCGTTTCTGTAGACGTAATTTTGCCTGTCTTTCACTCTCCCTTTGTTCACGTAGT
The Mercenaria mercenaria strain notata chromosome 10, MADL_Memer_1, whole genome shotgun sequence genome window above contains:
- the LOC123559418 gene encoding dynein axonemal assembly factor 8-like isoform X2, which codes for MTKSKGAKMAQSNKKSTDLSLASTPDGYPAPGSDMLPSGLKPKLDLIFSEVEKKLPDIDFDLSDVDSDSEEPLIFHQHLKSLEEDKDLDTSQGSDTLTDNAMFSENKGKGTSESPVTFFDNDIAYEFQRSGINITPPRAVSSWADIPVPAEKDKNKQEKDDTSWSNIPIKKSVSWNDMSRPDNDMPKMDNDITDNRYATEMQGQLSLNSLDDKLIKKKLNREASRNKEKDIATNLLSPRAPILSTQQLDNIDLDSLLESLNTDNQTAPPAPHQAWSDHSRPDSGRGSGEGRQTAAESSSGMTLIQKLAQMSMTQYGEDLSDIDPTTGATRKHEVHNRAPRDNREVEEDVDEESEVMSAGQRSNNEVKDLWDEKWAEKRQPVRQEVPKKQTASCGTNTSDMQPVRIITPRVPPRTQPPVAVTQKQEGFEGLKGDKESTVFIDLRNFEQIRQEQQHSIERVQKVLGIQPERRIADSSDSDEDVEEWKEQRQKFKQQTVSSAKSTRKTYTSGDKPPVHRQPPRVINMADIPSRMRQSAGDSSASETAPVDIEEQKRRLLEEREKERQLEIVKKLREQRESERQAKLRLQKRLDALRPSASVSGRQDPAENTPTVFELDASYEPAPRSLPPVLSPDTVTVLLTIHLSSNGEIVLHRGSGNKSVDTGYGLSASYTALLTWLLALVPNSFSYLQEGVAGPQTPWILPFYVIGLQQVLLDGQLCLIVAVTPVEQFDAKYVHGKSKKNKKSESKNTTVFQQHLQKYFSTNTLHSVCPWLQNMVSMELGPPGADESDDQKYSYMYKPPLPNITTKPLSTFIHVNPDPQAAVKVFNSSVGFFWQTVDSDEARLDQDLHDEGISFDTQNTLSLIYKKIYQEPSAMMGILNRVLQLGLDLAGIRLVYPSPEQMNIQQTDNASVLSELELLNNVGAVLSLCIRGTAARSLWLDAVGPSDPALARRTDPNSLCALYGGESRDECLLFCPRTPARVQTELARWFGGRVPPGNVIDVGTPYTKKDSLRSGSPKGRRGKKVSFTDSKETSGKSKDSIEEVHRPLATLTATTKSEIILVISPLVPPQCFGIILASCQRRGYQVTGVRRTRLSNKRAAAMGITGEGLKAFCPGSASESFDASLADHVDPQGHGQWRECTFPSTILQLLKENASHSAASLVEDCMVQLTLQGIMGTLQKREGYPLESVHMFHAARYSDGLLSTLGGDFSKCFDPEVQINPSYVIPQLFTNPELEQITVLMLLGNDILKTSGLFIGKLLGMLPYSRHHQSLPFSDGLELLGMKWVPRLTVSQAKEVTPCEVGDRMWKDSLHTLATEPCLVLALRGVNAFAKLESVVQPRPSPKSGQQFNLDMIHARTAEEAYTYIRLFFTERELFSDPLARPMLPYIPVYQTKHDMHHFASSRSVKETSTYPLEETIFEQMLSGPRPFTTFLVIKPRAFQRHLSKIFKKLAQESFKIVALKIQILTTEQAQRLVPSNLQKDEIEKHEKHLTSGPCVCLCVQRENAVKRLLDLLGPEDPQSARRHSQFYWRGVFGVDPVSNAIYASKTYREAVEDEKLFFPDGLCCEETDISLQEMITCPAVDQEIAVKYSSHRDVVISTAVDSSNTDASHMLLLQTTCIVLTPLLMRQLGSHHGYVDVIDGLIAQGFEFVGGRMVWFTQEQAEHFLCSIEAGSFQQVPMLVSSPCLVLALQRDNAVLAFDTILRETFSTESSQGKSVTDSLLHKYGRLILRPSDLKQAQNVLGFFFNSLLPTSKLQIVQK